The Kribbella shirazensis genomic interval ACGCTAGAACCTGCCCTTGATCGTGAGGATGTCAGTGGTTCCGTTGGTCAGGCGGTCCGCCCATTCGAGGGCGTCCGGCAGGGTGGGGCGGCGCTTCTCGTAAGCCTTGTCGAACGACCAGTAGTACTTCCGTTCCTGCAGCGGCTCCTCGGCGAGCTCGGCGACCGCCAAGGACGTGGGGAGCTGGTGGGCGGCCTGCCACTGTGGGCGCAGCATCCTCAGGTAGCGCAGGCCGGTGAGCAGGCCCACGACGGACACGTCAGTGGCGGGCGCGTCGGTCAGATCAAGGGTGTGCAGGTTCGGGCAGGAGGCCAGCGGTCGCAGATCGACCGGCTTCGCGCTGCGCAGTACGACCCGTCCCACGGTCGGATGGCCCTGCAGGGCGGACAGGTCGATCGTGTCGGTGGCGAGCTCCACCACCTCGACCGGCGTCGCCTGCAGGGGCGACAGGTCGAGCCCGGCGCAGTTGTGGATCGAGAACCTCAGCAGCGCCGGCGCCTCGCGGACCGGTTCGAGATCGACCCAGGGCGCGTCGTGTACCAGTAACTCACGGGTTTCCGCGGTCACCCCACGAACCGGCCCCGCGTCCCGACCGCTGACAACGAGCCGGCAATTGTCGTCGTACCGGCGCTTGTGGTGGTAGGGGTCGCCCGAGTTGATCCACAGCCCGCCGTCCTCGTCGCGCTCGATCCGGCCGGAGCGCAGCGCCTCTACGTGTGCGTGGAGCAGTTCGGTGACCGACTCCGCGACGTACACCGGCCCGTCGTCCTGGTGACGCCCGATCAGAATCACCTGGCCGGGCCGTCCGTTCGGCCCGGGTGCCATGTCGAGGCGAGGTAGTCGCCGAAGCCGTCCGTGGCAAAGGGGATCCAGCGTGGATGGTCGCTCACCCGCCGGATCGACGACGGCGGCCCGAATTCCTTGACGAACGAGCGGTGAACATACTGCCGCCACCCGCGTGTGGCCCACCAGTGCTCCGCGCTCAGATCCGCCAGCAGCTCGAGACCCAACCAACCGAAGCCGTGGAACTGCCCACGCCCACCGTCACCGTCGGCCACGGCGTACAACGCATCGAGGTCCCGGGGGAGTGCGAAGTCGAGGATCTCGCGGCGTTCCTGCTCTGGGAGCGCAGGTGGTAGATCCGGCTCCTCGGGCAGCTCGAGGGCCGCCTGCAGCAGCCGCTGATATTCGTGGAACAGGGCAACCGCTTCGCCCGCATCCCCGGCTTCGTCCGTGGTGCATCGTCGCGCGTCGAGTTGCGGCGGCTCGGACCGCGCATCCAGTAAGTACCGGAAGCCACGGTCGTCCGCGCGGTCGAGTTGCTCGCTCAGGACCGCGCGGAAACGACCACGGGCTTCCAGTTCCAGTTCGATCGTGAGGTGCTCTGTGGCCTCCAGCAACGTGTGCACCGCGCACAGACCGTCGTGTACGTCGATGTCGTTCGCGCCGTACTCGTTCAGGTCGTCCGGCGCGAACCTGAAACCCCGATGCCCGGACCCGCCGTCCCCGACCGCGTACCCGCGCAGTTCGGCGCGCTTCCAGCCCCGCGGCGCGGCGCCGGCGATCCGCTCGGCCAGCTCGGTCAGTGCGTCGGCAACCGCACCCTCACGATCTTCGAGCACGCTCAGCCCCGGTTGCCCAGGATCGCCAGCGCCAGTTCGTGCTGCTCCTGCGACGGCGGCCGCGTCCACGTGCAACCGGATCGCCCGTCCTCCAGCATCCGCGCCATCACGACGGACAGTACGTCGCGCGGTTCGGCGTACTGCATCCGCGGCCGCGCGTCGTGGTAGTGCGTCACGACGCGGTCGAAGCAGAAGATCAATGTGTTCACGTACTTGCTCTTCTCCGCATCGGCGCGGTCGTGCGCCGCGACGTACTCCGCGTCCACCGGCTTCACGACCTCCTTCAGGACGTCCAGCCGGTTGTTGAGCTCCGTGTGCGGGCCGGAGACCGCGTACGCATCGTCGTACATCTTGGCTACGTGCTCCGGGTTCTTCGCGAGAACGCCCATCGTGACGAAGCCCTTGTCCTCGTCCGCGTACCCGCCGGCGAACTCGTGGTCCACCGACTGCGCGTGGGTCGCTGACATGATCGCGTCGGTGAAGGCGTACTTGTCCATCCCGTCGATCTGCTCGACGTCCTCGCCCATCCACTCGTCGTCGTAGTACAGGATGCCGTCGGTCTCACCGTCCGCGGCCTCCGTCATCAGGTGCTGTACGGCGCCGGCCGGATCCTGTACGGCGGCGGGCCCCATCGCGGCGAACCGTTCGGTCATCCAGAACAGCGAGATCAGCATCATCGGGCTGTACACCCGTAGGATGCCCTCCTCGCGCATCGGGTAGCAGCCGCGCTCGTCGTCGTACGCCTCCAGGCCGGCCATGAACGCCTTCTCCTGCTCGGGCGTCAGCGCGAGCTCCCAGGCCCACTTCTGCTCGACGTGGAACTTGTAGAAGTCCTCGCCCTTCAGCGGGTCACGGATCTTCAGGAACCAGAAGACGAACCCGCCGAGGCCGAGAACGAGGACGCCGATCACGAGGAGCGGGATCATGCCGGTAAAACCTCCACATGGTGAACCAGATTCAGGAAAGTGGTTCACCGTAGTGATCGACCAGGTCACCGCCGAAGGAATCGTTCTGCCTTTGCGGAACCTTCACACCAGGCGTGCGGTCATCCGGAGCTCGGGGAGGTTGCCGAGCGAGGAGCGCGTGCCGTCGGTGGTCTCTGTGAAGCCGTAGCGCGCGTAGAAACGGCGGGCGCGGGTATTTGCCTCGAGCACCCAAAGCTGGACGGTGCCGCAGTTCGCGGCGCGGAGGTCGGCGCACGCGGCATCGGTCAGGGCGCGGCCGGCGCCGGTTCCCCAGTGGTCGGGGTGGACGAAGAGCGCGTACAACTCACCCGTGTTCGGCGGGGCTGTCTCGTCACGCTCCGGGCCGACACCGACGTACCCGATCACCTGCTGGCAGGGCCGGGCGGACTGTCAGCCCGCCGGCACCGCGGCTGCTCAGTTGGGCTTCTCGTCGTGGGCGGCCTGGGCCTTGGCCAGGCGTTCGCGGGCGCCGTCCAGCCAGCGCTGGCAGGTGGCGGCGAGTTCTTCACCGCGCTCCCACAGGGCGAGGGATTCCTCGAGGCTGGTGCCGCCCGCCTCGAGTTTGCGGACCACCTCGACGAGCTCCTCGCGGGCCTGCTCGTAGGTCATCTCGGGTCGGTCGCCGCTCACGTGTTCTCCTCGGACGTCTTGACTTCGACCGCGAAGCGGCCGTCACTGACCCGCGCCTGCAGCAGGTCACCGGGCGCCACCTGCGCCACTTCCCGGACCGCGGTCCCGTCGGCCAGTTGCAGCACGGAGTACCCACGCTCCAGTGTTGCCTTCGGGGACAGCGCCCGGACGCTCGCCAGCCGATGCGTGATGTCGTCACTCGCCCGGTCGAGCCGATGGGTGAGGGTACGGCGACTGCGTTCGATCAGCGCCGTGATCTCGTCGGACCGCCGCTGCAGGTCCGAGACCGGGGCCGCGAGGGCCGGGCGCGAACGGATCGCCGCCAGCGCGTGCAGCTCCCGGTCGAGCCACGACCGGATCGCCCGCGTGCCGCGCTCCCGCAGTACCCGCACGCCGTCGAGCTCCTCGCGCACGTCCGGCACGATCCGCTTCGCCGCGTCGGTCGGGGTCGACGCGCGCAGGTCGGCGACCAGGTCGAGCAGCGGGGAGTCCGGCTCGTGGCCGATCGCGCTCACCACCGGCGTACCCGTCTTCGACACCGCGCGGATCAGGCCCTCGTCGGAGAACGGCAGCAGGTCCTCGAGCGAGCCGCCGCCGCGGGCGATCACGATCACCTCGACGGACTCGTCCGCGTCGAGCTTCCGCAGCGCCGTCATCACCTCACCGGCCGCCGACGGGCCCTGCACCGACGCGTACTCGACCCGGAACGCGACCGCCGGCCAGCGGCGCTTCGCGTTCTCGAGCACGTCGCGCTCGGCCGCCGAATCCCGCCCGCAGATCAGGCCGATCGTGTGCGGCAGGAACGGCAGCTTCTGCTTGCGGTACGACTCGAAGAGGCCCTCGGCCGCGAGCAACTGCTTCAGCCGCTCGATCCGGGCCAGCAGTTCGCCGATGCCGACGTGCCGGATCTCGCTGACGGCGAGCGCGAGCGTGCCGCGGCGGGCGAAGAAGTTCGGCTTGGCGTGCACGAGCACCCGCGAGCCGTCGCGGACGTCGACGGCCTCGAACACCCGCCGGTTGCAGGTGAACCGCAGCGAGATGTCCGCGTCGGTGTCCCGCAGCGTGCCGAACACCGTCGTCGTACCGCGCCCGATCGAGACGTCCGTCAGCTGCCCCTCGACCCACACGGCCCCGAGCTGGTTGATCCAGCTCGCGATCCCGTTCGCGATCGTGCGAACGGCCGCAGGCGCTTCCGGCGACGTCTCCAAAGCCACCCCCAGACCCTACGACCCCGCACCGACAATCCCTAACGTTGAGTAATGCGCCCACTGCTCCTGCTGGACTTCGACGGCCCTCTCAACCCCTACAAGGCCACCGGGATCCCGCCGGGCTACGAGCGGCACGAGATCACCGAAGGCGAGAAGACCTGGCGGGTGCTTCTCAACCCGCGGCACGGTGTGGAGCTCAACGCACTGGCGGGCACGTTCGACCTGGTGTGGGCGAGCAGCTGGGAACACGGCGCCAACCGCCTCCTCGGGCCGTTGCTGGGCCTGCCCGAACTCCCCACGATCGTCTGGACGGACCGCACACGGGTGCGGTCCGGTTCCTGGAAGACGCCGTACGTCGCGGAATGGGTCGGTGATCGGCCGTTCGCCTGGGTGGACGACGAGGTCGGGGACGTCGAGCGAGAGCGTTTTCCGGGGCAGTTGATTCTTGCTGCGGATGCGCGGCGCGGGCTGACCGGGCGGGAGTTCGCGGTACTGCGGGAGTGGGGGCGTAATTCCTTTGCGGGGAAAGGGTTTTCGGGGGATTCTTGACGTGCTGGTAACACCTCCCGCGGAGGAGCCGTCCGGACAGGGCGGACGGCTCCCCGACGTTCCATGAACCTCCGGTCCGGCATGCTGCCCGGATGCGAGAGCAGCTTGCCGCCGGGTATGCGCGGCTGTACGCGCCGCTGGCCGTGGTGTCGGTGGTGATTTCCTTCCAGCCGCTCCTGCCTGGGAGGTACGGCACGCTCTGGGAGATGGCGGGCCGTCCGGGTGGCGACCCGGCGATCCTCGGTGTGCTGCTGATGGGTGGGCTGGTCGTGCTGCTGGCGTACGCGAGCTTCCGGCCAGTGACCACCGCAGGTGTTCCGGTGGGGATCGCGGTACTCGCGGCGCTGATATTCGTGATGCTGCTCACAAAGCCGGGTGCCGGGTCCTCGCCGCCGAGCCTCACCCCGTTCGGTGATGCCGCGGTCGCGATCGCTGTCTGCACGTTCACGCTCGCCGTCTCGCACGCGGTACTCGGCCGGCGCCGCTGACCACGGCCCGTACCATGGGGACCGTGACTGGCCAGGCTGACGACATCGGTACGACGACCGCGACGAGGACCAAACGGGTGCTGCTCGCGGCGCCGCGGGGGTACTGCGCGGGCGTGGACCGGGCCGTGGTGGCGGTCGAGAAGGCCCTCGACCTGTACGGGCCGCCCGTGTACGTCCGCAAGGAGATCGTGCACAACAAGTACGTCGTCCAGACGCTGCAGAAGCGTGGCGCGATCTTCGTCGACGAGACCGCCGAGGTGCCCGAGGGCGAAACGGTGATCTTCTCCGCCCACGGTGTCGCCCCGGTGGTGCACGAGGAGGCGGCCGCGCGGCAGCTGAAGACGATCGACGCGACCTGCCCGCTGGTGACCAAGGTGCACCACGAGGCGAAGCGGTTCGCGGCGACCGACTACGACATCCTCCTGATCGGCCACGAGGGGCACGAGGAGGTCATCGGCACCTCCGGCGAGGCCCCCGATCACGTGCACCTCGTCGACGGGCCGGACGACGTACCCAACGTCACCGTCCGCGACCCCGAGAAGGTCGTCTGGCTGTCGCAGACCACGCTGTCCGTCGACGAGACGATGGAGACGGTACGGCGCTTGCGCGAGCGGTTCCCGCACTTGCAGGACCCGCCGAGCGACGACATCTGCTACGCCACCCAGAACCGGCAGGCCGCGGTCAAGAAGCTCGCCCCGGAAGCCGACCTGATGATCGTCGTCGGCTCCCGCAACTCGTCGAACTCGGTGCGTCTCGTCGAGGTCGCGGTCGAGCACGGCGCGAAGGCCGGCTACCTGGTCGACTTCGCCGACGAGATCGACGAGGCCTGGCTGGAGGGTGTCGACTCGGTCGGCGTCAGCAGTGGCGCGAGCGTGCCGGAGGTGCTGGTCCGCGACGTGCTGCGCTGGCTGGCCGAGCGCGGGTACGCCGACGTACAGGAAGTCACGACCGCGGAGGAGAGCCTCACGTTCGCCCTCCCCCGCGACCTTCGCACCGACCTGAAGGCGGCCGGCCTCCCCACCACCGGCACCTCCGACCACGCCTGGACTATCTGACCGTCACCTTGGCGGTCTCGGTGACCGTGAAGACGCGGCGCTCGGCATTGCAGTACCAGACGGAGTAGCGCAGCGTGTACGTACCCGGCTTCGTGTAGGTGTGGGTCTCGATCGAGTACGTCTCGCGACCGGTCCTCCGGTTGGTTCCGCACTGCGCGGTCATGCCGTCCGAACCGCCCTCCCCGCCATCGCCCCAGTAGTACTGCGTACCGCCGGAGAGGTTGAGGAAGGACGTGTCGGCGGGCAGGTCCTTCCCGTCGATCGTGGGCACGACGACGGTGCCGGAGACGGTCACCTTCACCGAAACGGTGCGGTCGGTGACGGTCGGCTTGAGCACGACGTCGACCTCGATCGGCCGAGCCGGCGGCTGCACCGGTGGCGGCGTGTTCGTGGTGCGCGTGGTGGGTTTCGTCGTCGTGGTGGCGGGCTGCTCCGAGCCCTTGGTCGAACCGGTCGTCGTCCTCGGCGCGGTCGTCGTGCCTTGCGTGGTCCTCGTGGTCCCGGTCGCGGTCGGTGCCGCGGACGTCGGCGTACTCGTCGGCGGGCCGGTGACCACCGTCACCGGTGCGCTCGGCGTCTGGGTGACCGGCGGCCTGCTGTCGAGGTCCGAGAGGTTGCTCGCGGCAACGGCAACGGCGACCACCGCGGCGGACGCCAGTGTCAGCGCGCCGGCGGTCCGGCGACGCCGTACCGAACGGACCCTGGCGAACACGGACTCGCTCGGCGACGCGCTCGGCGGCGGCGGGTCGGCGACGAGCCGCTCGAACTGCTGCTTGAGATCATCGGTCATGGGTCAGCCCTCCTTGTGGGGCCGGAGCGGAAACGGCGGCGACCAGGTGGTGTTCGCGGAGCTTGGCCAGCCCGCGGGAGATGTTCGATTTCACCGTGCCGACCGAGCAGCCCATGATCTGCGCGATCTCGGCCTCCGGAAGGTCCTCGAAGTACCGCAGAACGAGCGTGGCGCGGGTCCTGCGGGGGAGTCCCGCGAGCGCCCGCAGCAGCAGGTCACGGTCGTCGACCGAGCCGTACTGCTCCCGTGCCTGTGCCTCCGGCAACTGCTCGGTCGGCGTCTCGCCGCGCCACTTCCGGCGCCACCACTGCGTGCTGGTGTTCACCATCACGGTGCGCGTGTAGCTCTCGAGCGCGTTGCTGCTGCGCAACGAGTTCCGGTGGAACCACACCTTGGTCAGCGCGGTCTGCACCAGGTCCTCGGCCAGGTGCCATTCCCCGGTCAGCAGGTAGCCGAACCGCTGCAGGGCGGTGAACCGCCCGTCCACGAACTCGGCGAATTCGCGGTCGCGTCCTGGATCCATTCCAACCCCCCATGTCACTCAACTCGGTCAGCCTTGTGATGGCGTGACCCGCCGAAAAGGTTGAGCGATGTGCCTGGATGATCTCAGGCGGGGCGTTAGCGGGTGTGCTCGACGTACTTGCCCAGGACGTAGTCCCAGCCGGTGTCGTAGGAGAGGCGGGCGCGGCCGGCGCCTTCGCCGCGGCGTTCCCAGCCGGTGTGGACGAGCCGGACCTCGGTGCCGTCACCGGTCGCGGCGAACGTGACGGTCACCTGGCCGGCTTCGGCCGGATCGCCGCCGGGATGCCAGCTGAAGCTGACCGACGCCGGCGGATCCCATGCCGACACCGTGCCCCAGGTGGCGATCTCGCCGTCCGCGCCGTACTCGACGATGCGCCCGCCGACCACGCCTTCCAGCCGTACGCCGTGTGCTGCCGCCGCGCCGACCGAATGGCTGAACAGCGGCCACCACACCGACGCCTCCGCCGTGAACGCCTCGAACGCGCGGTCGACCCCGACCGGTACGACGACGGTCTTCACCAACGGTGAGAGATCTTGTTCCACAGTCATGTCCGTTCCTCCTCGGTCTGCCGGGCGGTCCGCTCGACATGGTCGGCGTACGCCTGCAACGCGTCGCCCCAGAACTGGTCGAGCCAGCTGCGCAGCTCCTCGAGACCCGCCTGGTGGACGCGGTAGATGTTCCGCGTCCCGCGTGACTCGTGCCGCACCAGGCCGACCGCGCCGAGCACCTTCAGGTGCTGCGAGATGGCGGGCCGGCTGACGGGCACGCGCTCGGCCAGTACGCCGACCGAGCACGGCCCGCCGGTGCGCAGCGTCTCGAGGATCACCCGGCGCGTCGGGTCGCCCAGCGCGTCCAGCACCGGTCCGGCAGCTTCGAGTGATCCGTAAGTTCCCACGAACGGTAAGTTGCCACTAACGGAGGAGGGAGTCAAGCCTCAGTTCAGCCGATCGAGGATCAGTCCGGCCTGCTGCGGGTTGCCGTCGTGGACGAGCGCCTCGTGGTTGCCGACGTCGTCGAACGCGAATCCGTACGCGCGACCGTCGGCCATCTGGGAGTGGATGATCTTCGAGTAGTGGTTCGTGACCGGGTCCTGGTAGAAGTTCGCGTTGTTCGCGTCCGGCTGGTTCGGGTTCGTCAGCAGGGTGGAGCGGTTGTACCCGGCGCAGAGCGTGCGCGAGATCGGGCCGCGGACCTGGTCGTTCGGTGCGTCGAGCAACTTGAAGCAGCCGAACACGCTGGCCGAGTCGGGCTTCTGGAACGACGTGACGACGGCGCCGGAGGTGTTGGTGAAGTTCATGACGCCGCCCGAGACGCGACCGAAGTACTT includes:
- a CDS encoding SMI1/KNR4 family protein; translation: MLEDREGAVADALTELAERIAGAAPRGWKRAELRGYAVGDGGSGHRGFRFAPDDLNEYGANDIDVHDGLCAVHTLLEATEHLTIELELEARGRFRAVLSEQLDRADDRGFRYLLDARSEPPQLDARRCTTDEAGDAGEAVALFHEYQRLLQAALELPEEPDLPPALPEQERREILDFALPRDLDALYAVADGDGGRGQFHGFGWLGLELLADLSAEHWWATRGWRQYVHRSFVKEFGPPSSIRRVSDHPRWIPFATDGFGDYLASTWHPGRTDGPAR
- a CDS encoding GNAT family N-acetyltransferase encodes the protein MIGYVGVGPERDETAPPNTGELYALFVHPDHWGTGAGRALTDAACADLRAANCGTVQLWVLEANTRARRFYARYGFTETTDGTRSSLGNLPELRMTARLV
- a CDS encoding exodeoxyribonuclease VII small subunit — protein: MTYEQAREELVEVVRKLEAGGTSLEESLALWERGEELAATCQRWLDGARERLAKAQAAHDEKPN
- the xseA gene encoding exodeoxyribonuclease VII large subunit, coding for MALETSPEAPAAVRTIANGIASWINQLGAVWVEGQLTDVSIGRGTTTVFGTLRDTDADISLRFTCNRRVFEAVDVRDGSRVLVHAKPNFFARRGTLALAVSEIRHVGIGELLARIERLKQLLAAEGLFESYRKQKLPFLPHTIGLICGRDSAAERDVLENAKRRWPAVAFRVEYASVQGPSAAGEVMTALRKLDADESVEVIVIARGGGSLEDLLPFSDEGLIRAVSKTGTPVVSAIGHEPDSPLLDLVADLRASTPTDAAKRIVPDVREELDGVRVLRERGTRAIRSWLDRELHALAAIRSRPALAAPVSDLQRRSDEITALIERSRRTLTHRLDRASDDITHRLASVRALSPKATLERGYSVLQLADGTAVREVAQVAPGDLLQARVSDGRFAVEVKTSEENT
- a CDS encoding HAD domain-containing protein, with product MRPLLLLDFDGPLNPYKATGIPPGYERHEITEGEKTWRVLLNPRHGVELNALAGTFDLVWASSWEHGANRLLGPLLGLPELPTIVWTDRTRVRSGSWKTPYVAEWVGDRPFAWVDDEVGDVERERFPGQLILAADARRGLTGREFAVLREWGRNSFAGKGFSGDS
- a CDS encoding 4-hydroxy-3-methylbut-2-enyl diphosphate reductase produces the protein MGTVTGQADDIGTTTATRTKRVLLAAPRGYCAGVDRAVVAVEKALDLYGPPVYVRKEIVHNKYVVQTLQKRGAIFVDETAEVPEGETVIFSAHGVAPVVHEEAAARQLKTIDATCPLVTKVHHEAKRFAATDYDILLIGHEGHEEVIGTSGEAPDHVHLVDGPDDVPNVTVRDPEKVVWLSQTTLSVDETMETVRRLRERFPHLQDPPSDDICYATQNRQAAVKKLAPEADLMIVVGSRNSSNSVRLVEVAVEHGAKAGYLVDFADEIDEAWLEGVDSVGVSSGASVPEVLVRDVLRWLAERGYADVQEVTTAEESLTFALPRDLRTDLKAAGLPTTGTSDHAWTI
- a CDS encoding SigE family RNA polymerase sigma factor produces the protein MDPGRDREFAEFVDGRFTALQRFGYLLTGEWHLAEDLVQTALTKVWFHRNSLRSSNALESYTRTVMVNTSTQWWRRKWRGETPTEQLPEAQAREQYGSVDDRDLLLRALAGLPRRTRATLVLRYFEDLPEAEIAQIMGCSVGTVKSNISRGLAKLREHHLVAAVSAPAPQGGLTHDR
- a CDS encoding SRPBCC domain-containing protein, whose amino-acid sequence is MTVEQDLSPLVKTVVVPVGVDRAFEAFTAEASVWWPLFSHSVGAAAAHGVRLEGVVGGRIVEYGADGEIATWGTVSAWDPPASVSFSWHPGGDPAEAGQVTVTFAATGDGTEVRLVHTGWERRGEGAGRARLSYDTGWDYVLGKYVEHTR
- a CDS encoding metalloregulator ArsR/SmtB family transcription factor is translated as MGTYGSLEAAGPVLDALGDPTRRVILETLRTGGPCSVGVLAERVPVSRPAISQHLKVLGAVGLVRHESRGTRNIYRVHQAGLEELRSWLDQFWGDALQAYADHVERTARQTEEERT